The DNA window CATGCCGCCTTCACTGGTTCCTCTGGTATGGACTTCATAACGCAGGCGTTCTTATCATCCACATGGCTCGATTGCTCCAGATTGATGTCAGATTTTCGCGGTCGTTCGCGGGAATTTATCAAAGCGTGTTTTTGCCTCGAAACACACCGATTTTTACCCTTGGTATGGATAAGATTGCAGACGGGCTTATGGCTGACGGTATCCTCACCGGCGCTGGCAAGACAAAATGTCACACCAGCACTATCAACAAGATCCTCCTCAACGAGAAGTACATCGGTGACGCGCTCCTGCAAAAGACTTACATCACAGATTTTCTGACGAAGAAGCGCATCAAAAACAACGACACCGTCCCGCAGTACTATGTGAAAGGCGACCACGAGGCCATCATCCCGAAGGACATCTTCCTTCGGGTGCAAGAGGAGCTGGTCCGCAGGCGCGTGGTCCATACCAGCGACAACGGCAAACGGCGCTGCTACTCCTGCAAGCACTGTTTCGCGCAGATCGTTTTCTGTGGCGAGTGCGGCGAATTTTACCGGCGTGTCCACTGGAACAACCGAGGCTGCAAGTCCATCGTCTGGCGGTGCTGCAGCCGCTTGGAGGCCACCGGCCACGCTTGCCACAACCGGACAGTCAATGAAACGCTTCTGGAACAGGTGGTAATCGATGCCATTAACCGGGTGCTCTGCCAGAAGGACGATTTCCTGCAAACGCTACGGGCGAACATAGCTACGGTAGTCCTGCAGGGTGATGCCCTCTCAC is part of the Amygdalobacter nucleatus genome and encodes:
- a CDS encoding recombinase family protein, with translation MDKIADGLMADGILTGAGKTKCHTSTINKILLNEKYIGDALLQKTYITDFLTKKRIKNNDTVPQYYVKGDHEAIIPKDIFLRVQEELVRRRVVHTSDNGKRRCYSCKHCFAQIVFCGECGEFYRRVHWNNRGCKSIVWRCCSRLEATGHACHNRTVNETLLEQVVIDAINRVLCQKDDFLQTLRANIATVVLQGDALSPDVIDERLNKLQKELLKKVNQKDDYDAIADEILRLRDQRRQAEVDSVIKDEQMKQIRDLQDFVKSQPATITEFDETLVSRLIEKITVFDDHFTVDFKSGITIDIEA